In Leopardus geoffroyi isolate Oge1 chromosome D1, O.geoffroyi_Oge1_pat1.0, whole genome shotgun sequence, the genomic stretch aaaaaaaattgaaaattttattttctccatatctGTGGACATTAATGcatagaaaaaggaaggaaaaaaaaatcaaatttatacaGTGGTTTCCtatagagaagacagaaagactgAACTTGAGGAAACATATCAAGGAGGACTTTCACCTTTTCTGTAAAATCTTTTATTAATAAgagcatatttattatttattgtataactaaagtataatttaaaaggcttttaaaaagtttttttcttcttctgattttcttatggaaaacagagggaggagaaaggggtaaGATTGGACACCTGAAGcctaaaaggaaaatgtgatttaatttaagaattttagtgtcctatgggtgcctgggtggctcagtcagttaaatgtctgactcttgatttcagttcaggtcatgatctcatggtttgtgggattgagccctgcgttgggctgtgtgctgacagcatggagtctgcttgggatgctttttctccctctctctctctctgaccctctccgctactctcgctctcaaaaataaataaatacatattttttaaaaagaactttagtGTCCTGAACAAAGTCTAAAAGTGGAGATGAAGAGATGTTTTCATGTTAGAATAGAAGAAATACAGATTCATTGGATGCAAGAGCAAATGGTAAGTGAGGAATTAAGGACGGTTTACTAGTTTTTGTCTTTGGCAcctgggaaaatttttttttagttatgtaTAGTAGTTGGTTCTGGGAAGCCATTCATGGAGAAAAAAAGTGGCTAAAATCATTCTTAGTCAAGTTGGGCTTATGCAAACTGGGATAAATTCCAGAGACTGTGATCTCAGGTTCCAAAATAGCCCTTTGCCTATGCAATTTGAATTGTTCAGATGGACTATTTGATAGTCCAATATGTTCAGTTCAATTCAACAACTATCACTGAGTATCTGCTATGTGAAAGGTATTCTGCTAGGTATTATAGAAGTTTCAAGGCTTTTTTTATTTAGGGAATTTATAGACTTGTGGCAgccattttatattaatattaatatatatttatatttctattatttccatttctatgcCAAAAGTACATAAAGGCAAAAAAGATACTGGCAAAGTACTATAAAAGGTGAAATATAGGAAGGCAAGATCAAGTACCATTGGGCAATCATGAAAAATTTAATGACGAAACTATTTAACGATGAGCCTTGACATACCAGAATTTCAAAGTGGAGGGTGGGTATCAAGATTGAAATAGAGTCAACAGTGAAGCTCAAGTTAACAGTGAACAGCTTTAGGAAAGTTGCATGTACATGAAGAAACAGTTAGCTGACTGCTTTTCCTAGACTGTGAGTatgtgaaaagagagagagagatagattaaattttaaaggaaagttgAATCCAAATTTTGGAGGACTATATCAGAGATAGGAGCAGTTGCTTCATTTAGTTGGTGTATGAGAAGTGACCATGAAAGAGATACTTActtattgttttgttattaaattttacttgtgctgtatatttagaaaattaattcaaagtgaaTGATGTGTGGTTTTAGGTGGAAACATCAGAGATACAGGAAGTCAGTTATCTATAGGAATAGGGTAACTGAGAGGTAGTGAGAATCTGAATCAGTATTTTGGTGGTAGAAAAGATAAGATTGCCTTAGGTAGAACTAACAGCATTGTGGAGATATTTGAATTGGATGGCATCTAGTTCCACCCATCTCTAAAATTTCATGAGTTATAACTCCAATTTATGATCAATTTTTACTGACTTTGAAATGGGTCTTTATGGGCCAGTAATTGTTAAATATGAGTTCCCTTGGAACATACCAGTTTGAGCACAGATTTTTGAATCTGCTTTGTTTTCACACTATAAATGATGGGATTCATTACAGGGGGAATGAGCAAGTAAATATTAGCAATCAGTGTGGGCACATATGGTGGAGAATGTTTTCCAAATCTGTGAACAAAAGACAGGCTGATTAAAGGGATGTAGAATATGGCCACAGCCGTGATATGAGAAATGCAGGTGCTGAAggcctttttcctctcctctgggGATGCAATGTTGAGAACTGAGCGAATTATCAGGACATAGGAAATCAGGATAAAAATAGAGTCCACTCCAGCAGTAGAGATAATTGCAGTTAGTCCAAATGCActgttgatctttgtgtctgAACATGAGAGCTTCATTACATCAGGGTGGAAACAGTAGGAATGATGGAGCACATGACTGCGGCAGAATGATAGACGCTTGAGAAGAAGGACTAGTGGTATCAGAATGACAGTTCCCCTGGTAACGACTGCCAAACCAATCTGTGCAATCCTTTCATGAGTTAGAATGGTAGCGTATCTCAAGGGGTTGGAAATGGCCACAAAACGATCAAAAGCCATAGCCAGGAGCACTGAAGATTCCATGAAAGTGAAGAGGTGAATGAAGAACATCTGTGATAAGCAGGCATTAAAGCTGATCTCCCTGGCATTGAGCCAGAATATTCCTAGTACTGTCACCAGTGTAGAGATGCATAAGCCAATGTCAGTGGTGGACAACATGGAGAGGAAATAGTACATGGGCTCATGGAGGCTTGGCTCAGTGAAGATTACGAAGAGGATCAGGGTATTCCCAGAAAGAGCAGTTAAATAGAGGCAGCAGAAGGGGATGGAAATCCAAGCATGGGCCCATTCAagtccaggcaccccagtcaagAGGAAAGTAGGGAAAGTAGAATTGTGGAAAATTGGCATTATGGTCTGCAGGAGCTGAGTTATCTTGTAATATCTtgattttctaaatttagaatttaaaaattactttttgttaaagtttaatACACAAAAACTTAGTAAAGTGCACAAAACTTTAGAGTACAGCTCAATAAAGTTTGGCATCTATATGGACTCATATAAATCCTTTCAAGATAAACTGATAGACTATTACCAGCAACCCAGAAGTCTTCCTAATGCCTCATCCTAATCAATCTCTTCTCCTATTGTAACCATTATTCTGACTTCTCTTATCATAATTAATTTTCCCTCTTCTTGatctttatataaatagaatcatacagtatatactacttgcctctggcttctttcactcaatattatATCTGTGGGATTTGTCAGTGGAATGAGATATTTAACTAAGTTCAATTTAATTTCATACCTAGCTATGAAATTGGTGTTTGGTGTGTATCACTTACTACCCTGGACTCTgatcaatattttttttgttacattttttatcCTTCAACTGGATTATAAGCTTATACTTATTAATATGGTCTCATGAAAATAAGAGGTTATTTTTAGCTAATCTTTGCTTAGTAGAATTCTTTGCTCATAGGAGATATTCAATATGTTTTTTgctaatttctgttttatttgccCTTTCTGAAATACTCTAACCATGAGTAGATCCTGGCCTAAGAAAATAATTGGTTCCTTTTTGCCTtggaattttagaattattaaatTCAGATTCcaagtgaaaatttattttgacttAGCAGAGAACATCAGGGACAACCCAGGAATCTACTTTAGATAAGGCCAGTTCATCCTATCTCATGACATATGTTTATTAGAGGGAACTAGAGGGAAGATGCTTCAGGTCCCGTGGATCTGAAGTGTGATACTCTTTTTACTTTGTAAACTAAAATACTGCCTTGTTTACCATTATGGAACCTGCCTCTATTGTGgtaaaaatcaataaggaaattgaTAATCTTCTTTTGTAGCATTTATACCCTGCTGTTTCACCTGGCCTTTGATTTCTTATAGGGTTATTTGGATATAGATTATATGACTGATAAGACCATGTTCCAGATGAtgttctaagtattttacataGATTACTTCATTTGAGCCTTTGAAAAGCCTAAGagagaagtattttttatttattacagatGCATAAAGTGAAATTTAGAAGTTTGGACAAATAGCTGAAGGTCACAAAATCTGAAAGAACAAATGTTGGGAATCatagaaaataagattttagaaATTGTGCTATTAACAACTGCACTACATTTTCCAACGATAATAATAATGGTACCAATAATAATGATATAAGGCAAATGTGTTAGAGATATCTATGTTTGCAAATCTCCTAATTATTTATCATCTTTATGGTTCAGAGttgaaacaattatttcaggattGCTTAAGTATTATATGATTGTAAATAAACTAATGAGACTTGATTTTAGCAGATTGTAATTTCTTAAGCATATTGTTGGATGCTATAATTTAAATTAATCCACTGGATACTATAAGTTAAATTAACCCATagtgtatatattataaaaatgaatttattgctcaaaatctattttaaatctctttaggATATCTATTATTCCTTTAGAATCCATCCATGATAATTTCCGTTAAGAATGCccatttttatacaattttatcattaacatttttttaatgtttatttatttttgagggagagagaaagaagagagagagagagagagagagagggagagagagagagagggactgagcttgagtcggggaggggcagagagagagacacagaatctgaagcggctccaggcttggagctgtcagcacaaaacccatataccatgagatcctgacctgagccgaagtcagacgcttaatcaactgagccacccaggcgcccaatgcaattttatcatttaagtgactatataatttacttatggATATAGATAAAAATTCGTTTGACTCTTAATAAGCATGTTACCTACTTCTACATACTTTGAATTCCATAGGCATTCTAtgaacaatgtttttatttatttattttcctaattgcaTACTTATCTTTATCCTAATTCCTAAATATTAGATCCATATATCTAACTCTGTAATTTTTCTGCTTCCATATCTCAAAGTCCACTTGAGCACAAGATGACTGCATCTGAATTAGTCCCCAGAACCCCTACAACTTGTATGTTCTATTTTCCTCAGTTTGATAATAGCTCGTGGTAGCTTGATGTGCCAGGCTGCCTGATCCAGAAATCTGAATGTATTTCCACCTCCCATCTGTTGATCATCAATTTCTGTCGGTACTGCAACTGTTTGTAATTCATACAGCATATTGCTCTCACAATTTTGTTTCTAAGAATTACAATAgactttaattataaaataattttagctaGTACTATCTGAAACAGTCTCTCCCagttttctattacattttcaAGGAAGATAAAGGATGAAAGGAACAGACCAAAGAAGTACTAATGCTAAAACTGATATCCTACATCTGAGATATTTTGAGGGTGATTAACTCCTAACTAAGGAATATGAGATCAGTTAAGTCAAAATATAGGATAGCACTTGAGTAATCAAAGAAAGGGTAAAATTCCTCTGTTCTTTTAGGAAGAAGAATTGAAGTCTGATCTTCTAGATTACTAGTCATTGCGTATAAAGAAAGGTCTGGAGTTATATCCTGCTGCAGAGGAAAATCAGTTACCATCACATGATGGTCTGCCAAAACAATGAATAGCAACATAATCTCCCTGGAAAGACAAAATGCTGTTCCTATGATTGAAAATGTTGTAGattcaattaattaaattaatttatgtattcattcacagaaaactatttaaaagagTCCTTCATTGTATCCTACTGAATTTAGAAGCGATGTCTGTGGAATGTTACAAAGTTAACCACCTACATGGAGAGGAAGAAGTGCCTGCATGCTATGAACATGCTGACCTGAGAGGCACGCTGGTCTTCATGTCTAGGGCCTGGGCTGAAACATGTACTAGGTGAAAGGTTGGAAGATTAATGAGAGAATAGTCCTAATATTCTTAGTGAGAAGAGAAATTAATATTGAGCCAGATTCTTTGCCCCACATAGCTCTACCTGTCATCGCTTTAATTGAATAGCACCATGAATAGGCTGTGACTAACATTCCTAGATTTTTTGTGAGAAGATTTTGGTTTTGGAGTGAAGGTTCCCCTAGACAGACATTACAGGACCAGTGTgtgaatccaggtctgtctggctcTCTAGGTATGCTCATTTCACTGTGCCATACTGCTTCTGGTAttcagacaaaatgaaaaagaaacaaatcagattGCTGAAGACTGAATGGAATAAATGTGCTACAGTAGGCATACACCAATTagaaacagaagtaaaacaaTGGTAAGGATGTGCCAGTGATTTTGGTTATTATATGTGTcaggaaatatatacatagaagAAGCACAGCTTTGCTATGATTAGCTAAATAGTTGAAAACAAAACGTCTTTATGGAATTTGGAATTTCTGAATAGGTATCAGGTTCATGGAAGTGAACTAAAGAATGGAGAGCAAGTATAATCGGTGGCTCCAAGGGTTTGGAGACCAGAGACCTGTGGTAGGTGGAGAGAGTCTTACCTTTCGAGATGTGGAGAATTACAGAGGATACAATATCAGAGACTAAATGAATTGTTGTCTTTAACTTCCCTTCCAAGAAACTCTTCCTTGGGTTTAAGCTAAATTACTCATGATGGAGCTTAAAGTCATCAGATACATTTTATTATAGAGACAACTAAGTAGTGGTGCTGATCTGAGACCAGCTGCTTGACTTGGCCTTTAGATAGGGAGGAGAGCTTCTTTTATCCTTATTTAGAGTGGGGTATATGAAGGTCACCTATTTACCTCTCCGTATGGAAAATTTTTACAAAGGACTTTGATGGTGTAGCCATTTATCCAACTGGGATTAATACACCCTTGGGGGATTTCTGTGATAGTCTACTGTGCTTCATCTCTCTGCCCCAAGTTATTTAGCTAGCACCAGGAAATGCGGACGCTCTGACAAGAGAAAAAgggccaaaaataaataaataaataaacatattgaCACAATAACTCtgtgtttatgtgttttaattaaaaatgatattgaggggcgcctgggtggcgcagtctgttgggcggccgacttcagccaggtcacgatctcgcggtccgtgagttccagccccgcgtcaggctctgggctgatggctcagagcctggagcctgtttccgattctgtgtctccctctctctctgcccctcccccattcatgctctgtctctctctgtcccaacaataaaaacgttgagaaaaaaaaaaattaaaaaaaaatgatattgaaCATGAATACAGCATTTAAGATGAGGATCcaatatttcttcttgatttttattctatttgtttcttgTAAATAATGAATTACACAGATTTTTTTGTACAACTAAgtggaataacaaatattttgaaagtatttccAGGTGATAGCATAGTGCCAAGTACATAGtacatgtaaatgaaatatttgtcGAAATGAGCAAATGGATTCCTACAATTCAGAAGCAAACAGTAAAAT encodes the following:
- the LOC123602428 gene encoding olfactory receptor 51F2-like, yielding MPIFHNSTFPTFLLTGVPGLEWAHAWISIPFCCLYLTALSGNTLILFVIFTEPSLHEPMYYFLSMLSTTDIGLCISTLVTVLGIFWLNAREISFNACLSQMFFIHLFTFMESSVLLAMAFDRFVAISNPLRYATILTHERIAQIGLAVVTRGTVILIPLVLLLKRLSFCRSHVLHHSYCFHPDVMKLSCSDTKINSAFGLTAIISTAGVDSIFILISYVLIIRSVLNIASPEERKKAFSTCISHITAVAIFYIPLISLSFVHRFGKHSPPYVPTLIANIYLLIPPVMNPIIYSVKTKQIQKSVLKLVCSKGTHI